The genomic DNA GTGGGCAGCCCGAATTGAGGTACCTACTTTTCGTCCTAATAATTATGGCTTTCTATCATTTACCTTCGGCTTTGACCTTGGATTGCCCTCATGCTTACATATTTCCTATTTATGACTTCTAGGAGAACGAGGCAAACAAACATTTCCGTGGCAAGGCGTTTCCATTCTATGATGAGTTAACCACTCTTTTCGGGACAACGGACACTGAAGGCGGTCCAATGTTGTGTGTTGGTGGAATTGGAGATAGAACACCAAGCTATGGAAGTGAAGACACCCCTGACCCAATGGCGGATGAAAATGTTGACTGGTTGGAGGACACTGTTGGACGGTCTAGTGTGGGTCGTGTGTCGCAGAGGTCCGGAAAGGAGCATGTTGTTGATAGCCCATCACCCAAGAGAACTAAGAGCATGGAGTACTATGTGGAGCGTATATCTGAGAGCATGATTCAAAGGACTATGACTGAAAGAAATCTAATCAGccgtgaggaagaggaggttacAGAAATGCTGCACCTTGTCGAACAAGATGGTGTACCGAATGGGTCTGAGTTGTACTTCATAGCTACTGAGCTGTTTAGATCACCAGCCCGACGTGCATCTTATAGGAGCATTACCGCTTCAGAGAACCGGATTGCATGGCTCCGATGGACTTGGGATAATGTCAAGAGGAAGTAATACCGGTCCATGATTACAATGTATTTGCATCTACCTAGGAATGTGTGTATTTGTACTGTGACTATGGCATGGTGTGCCATCATGTTTGTAATGTGAATTATGTTGTGTTAAACCTTGATTATTCATGCTACTAATCCATATAAATTTGTGTCGTTCCACTTGAGTATGATGCTGCTACTGTTGTTTTTAACATTTTGGAAATTATTATTTACAACCTTACAGCCTGAAGGTCTTCACGATGAATGAGGTGGCTATCAACAAGTGAAGGTCAATCGTAAAGGTATGCAATGAAATCATATTTCCATATTTAAGTACTTAggatttttgaaagaaaagaaaaggggcacAACATGTTACAAGATGGGTACTGAATATGCTATTATTTTGTTTCAGAGATTCTTAGATAAGAAAACATGGCATGCTTTTTATATGTTGTCTTGAAACTAGCATATCTAGGCTTAACAAAGAATCAGATTTGTTCTAGATCGCTGATTACAGAAGCTGGGACCACTGATCACTGTTATGGTCTGAAAATGAAAGGAAAGTCAAGCTCCGAAAATTCGAGCAACACCAGCACCTCACCAGCAAGGTTGAACGATGAGTGGTCTACATGGTGGGACATGGGTGCAACCATTGGTGTGTTAGCTGCGTATGCATCGTCTACCTCAAGTGCATGTGGCGTGCAAGATGGTCCGTTGCACTTGCAGGAGTTGACTGGGCGTCAATGGGTTGCTATTAACCTTGCTGACAGTAAGAAGTGCTACAAAAATTTCCGTCTCCATCCATCTGCATTCCAGTTGTTGCATTCAATCTTAGTGTCCAACCATGGGCTAAAATCCACACGACAATGTGATTCAGTTGAGGCATTAGGGATGTTCCTATGGGCATGTGGCACAAGACAATGCCAGAGACAAATGTCGGATAGATTTCGTAGGTCACTGGACACCGTGAGTCGGAAGTTCGGTGAAGTGTTAGATGCCGTGGTCTCTTTTGCACGTACTATTATTAGGCCAATGGATCCACTGTTCAGGTATGTGCATCCTAAGCTGCATCAATTCTCACCATATTTTGATGGGtgcataggagctatagatggaaCCCACATTCCGGTGTCAGTCCCTGAGCACGCACATGATGATTTTATCAATAGAAAGGGGTTCACCAGCCAGAATGTCTTAGCTGTTTGTGACATGGGCATGaggtt from Setaria italica strain Yugu1 chromosome VII, Setaria_italica_v2.0, whole genome shotgun sequence includes the following:
- the LOC101768475 gene encoding L10-interacting MYB domain-containing protein; protein product: MDAGRANWDDNTTKIFLDLCIDEKNKLNYNKRGLTKVGWHNLYTNFKQQTGRKYSCKQLQNKFNAFKRQYKDWRKLKDKSGTGWNNSTRTIDCDDEWWAARIEENEANKHFRGKAFPFYDELTTLFGTTDTEGGPMLCVGGIGDRTPSYGSEDTPDPMADENVDWLEDTVGRSSVGRVSQRSGKEHVVDSPSPKRTKSMEYYVERISESMIQRTMTERNLISREEEEVTEMLHLVEQDGVPNGLKVFTMNEVAINK